The following are from one region of the Isoalcanivorax indicus genome:
- a CDS encoding ankyrin repeat domain-containing protein, translating into MAKRSKQRMTLEEILQATSDSLFPAERGKRLVAVNSTDVDGDTPLHVMAVRGDSFACQALVDAGADVNAIGDMGQTPLHVAISRGYIEIVELLLRAGARTDIQSEFGETQLEKAKKKGGEIARLVARAEAT; encoded by the coding sequence ATGGCTAAGCGGTCCAAGCAGAGAATGACCCTTGAGGAAATTCTTCAGGCTACATCGGATTCTTTATTTCCGGCTGAACGTGGGAAGAGACTGGTTGCGGTTAATTCCACGGATGTGGATGGCGATACTCCCCTCCATGTCATGGCTGTGCGAGGCGATAGCTTCGCGTGCCAGGCTCTCGTTGACGCCGGGGCCGACGTCAACGCTATCGGAGACATGGGGCAAACCCCGCTTCACGTGGCCATCTCTCGGGGTTACATTGAAATCGTTGAGTTGCTGCTGAGGGCGGGCGCTAGAACTGACATTCAGTCCGAGTTTGGCGAAACCCAGCTTGAGAAAGCAAAGAAGAAAGGTGGGGAAATTGCGCGGCTTGTAGCACGGGCCGAAGCCACCTAA
- a CDS encoding glutathione S-transferase family protein, producing the protein MSYPELWQMHFSLYPEKVRWALDYKRVPHIRHSLLPGPHAVRLIARFGQKAMPILRHEGNVLKTSAAVLDYVEQTWPELPLYPKDPDSRAQALALQKWFDDKIGPAVRRAGFYEMLPHTEYSARRIATGLPEWQQKLYVSAFPAIRAIMMLDMQINAAGAEAGCTLTQEALDFVARNSERTGYLVGDRFSVADLTAATILFPTCLPSEYPVDIPRPLPSGWEHWLERWRNHPGCEYVRRIYREHRGVSAAVGG; encoded by the coding sequence ATGAGTTATCCAGAACTCTGGCAGATGCACTTTTCTCTGTACCCAGAGAAAGTGCGTTGGGCGTTGGACTACAAGCGAGTGCCGCACATCCGGCACTCGCTGCTTCCTGGTCCGCATGCTGTGCGATTGATCGCCCGCTTTGGCCAGAAAGCAATGCCGATATTGCGTCATGAGGGCAACGTACTGAAGACTTCGGCTGCCGTGCTCGACTATGTGGAGCAGACTTGGCCCGAGTTGCCACTGTACCCGAAAGATCCCGACTCGCGTGCACAAGCGTTGGCGCTGCAGAAATGGTTTGATGACAAGATCGGCCCTGCCGTACGACGGGCCGGGTTCTATGAAATGTTGCCGCATACCGAATATAGCGCGCGTCGTATCGCCACAGGCTTGCCTGAATGGCAGCAGAAACTGTATGTGTCTGCATTTCCGGCTATCCGAGCGATCATGATGCTTGATATGCAGATCAATGCGGCTGGCGCTGAAGCCGGCTGTACGTTGACCCAGGAAGCATTGGATTTTGTTGCGCGAAATTCTGAGCGGACGGGTTACCTGGTCGGTGATCGCTTCAGCGTTGCAGACCTCACCGCCGCCACCATTTTGTTCCCCACCTGCTTGCCGTCAGAGTACCCGGTTGATATTCCAAGGCCACTACCGTCCGGGTGGGAGCACTGGCTGGAACGTTGGCGGAATCACCCAGGCTGCGAATACGTAAGGCGCATCTACCGTGAGCATCGTGGAGTAAGCGCGGCGGTCGGCGGGTAA
- a CDS encoding transposase: MGHTRKRNYDRYTLAYKLQAVKLANHPDVRSKDVAESLGIHPVMLYRWQMEYRRGELKENKQ; encoded by the coding sequence ATGGGACATACCCGGAAGAGAAACTACGACCGCTATACCCTGGCCTACAAACTCCAGGCCGTTAAGCTGGCCAATCATCCTGACGTTAGATCGAAGGATGTGGCCGAGTCCCTTGGCATCCACCCGGTGATGCTATACCGGTGGCAGATGGAGTATCGTCGAGGGGAGCTGAAGGAGAACAAGCAATGA
- a CDS encoding DUF4401 domain-containing protein, which yields MGALLYAALLASGFWLVQDHIDPVEKADYLSDLLSNNNLWLLCFGFSAVVSAAIYGAKVNSASRYVPTAIYALIVGLRMALAVVDEFSHAILVFILVALLCFFASQMVWGAKRRSEKHPYEEENAPAVSFQEKVNQLRARQREARQKVPNNSLKSGTPENGAP from the coding sequence ATGGGGGCGCTATTGTATGCGGCGTTGCTGGCTAGTGGCTTCTGGCTTGTTCAGGATCACATCGATCCTGTAGAGAAGGCAGACTATCTTTCTGATCTCTTGTCCAATAACAATCTGTGGCTCCTATGCTTTGGGTTCAGTGCTGTAGTTAGTGCCGCTATATATGGAGCAAAAGTCAACTCAGCAAGTCGATATGTGCCAACCGCTATATATGCTCTTATTGTAGGGCTTCGAATGGCGCTTGCAGTGGTAGATGAATTTTCCCATGCTATTCTCGTTTTCATTTTAGTGGCATTGCTTTGTTTCTTCGCTTCCCAGATGGTCTGGGGGGCGAAAAGAAGAAGCGAGAAACACCCTTATGAAGAAGAGAATGCGCCTGCGGTATCTTTCCAGGAAAAAGTTAATCAGTTGCGAGCTAGGCAGCGAGAGGCTCGCCAGAAGGTGCCTAACAATTCGCTGAAGTCGGGGACGCCAGAAAACGGCGCCCCTTAG
- a CDS encoding IS3 family transposase, protein MVEKNREHRDVRKLCELLGISRSGFYAWRSRVASARQKHDEVLKQAILEMHQGFRRAYGARRVHQVLRQKGLPCSVRRVSRLMKEVGISASTKGLYVWNPGRHEFYTSAGNILAHEEAPSKEGRHWAGDFTYIKTGTGWLYHAVVVDLFSRRVVGWSFSRKRNSELTKSALRMALLRENPPRGCLFHSDQGIEYAAHDYRDVLSTVEMRRSMSRKGNPLDNAMVESFFHTLKAELVHQQHFDSDIEAVARIVEYIEFYNRDRLHSGIGYQNPHEHVLACA, encoded by the coding sequence CTGGTTGAGAAGAACCGCGAGCATCGAGATGTACGCAAGCTTTGTGAGTTGCTGGGTATATCACGCAGTGGCTTTTACGCCTGGCGCTCAAGGGTGGCCAGTGCCAGGCAGAAGCATGACGAGGTGCTGAAGCAGGCCATTCTCGAGATGCACCAGGGCTTCCGTCGCGCCTATGGGGCTCGCCGCGTTCATCAAGTGCTGCGCCAAAAGGGCTTGCCCTGCAGTGTCCGCCGGGTATCCAGGCTGATGAAAGAGGTCGGCATTTCAGCATCGACAAAGGGACTTTACGTCTGGAACCCTGGGCGGCATGAGTTCTACACGTCCGCAGGTAATATCCTGGCCCACGAGGAAGCGCCATCCAAAGAAGGCAGGCATTGGGCGGGCGACTTCACCTACATCAAGACCGGCACGGGGTGGCTGTACCACGCAGTGGTAGTCGACCTGTTCAGCCGCCGTGTGGTGGGCTGGTCGTTCAGCCGTAAGCGCAACAGCGAACTGACCAAGAGCGCCTTGCGCATGGCGCTGCTGCGCGAGAATCCACCACGGGGTTGTCTGTTCCATTCCGATCAGGGTATTGAGTATGCTGCACATGACTACAGGGATGTACTCAGCACGGTGGAAATGCGTCGTAGCATGAGCCGGAAGGGCAACCCACTGGATAATGCGATGGTGGAGTCCTTCTTCCACACGCTGAAAGCGGAACTTGTTCATCAGCAACATTTCGATAGTGACATCGAAGCCGTTGCAAGAATCGTGGAGTACATCGAGTTCTATAATCGCGATAGACTCCATTCAGGAATCGGGTATCAGAATCCGCATGAGCATGTGCTGGCCTGTGCCTGA
- a CDS encoding type II toxin-antitoxin system HipA family toxin: MLALAGHSRIGALSMVPAGDAPAWEPGLSLDLLDRIEGAAQHIDDADLSEMDTEAISLLYLADAGAGVGGARPKALVHDGSQAWLAKFNRLGADAYNNARVELACLNMARDVGIRVAEGHIRSGINGREVLLLERFDMAPNDARHHLISVNALVKSQSTQADQGGAFSYDDIAELLRRHSPDIIADLDQLIRLMLFNRAINNLDDHERNFSLVWSGEGYRFAPAYDLVPSLVQGGYPVAGFGYSPFPPRPSELLAGRKTLGLSAPKVRAAAEEVMGVVNRWPEYAAAAGLEEQEAEIVAGFFCAL; encoded by the coding sequence ATGCTGGCCCTGGCGGGCCATAGCCGTATCGGCGCGCTTAGCATGGTGCCGGCGGGCGATGCGCCGGCCTGGGAGCCAGGTCTATCGCTGGATCTGCTCGACCGGATTGAGGGCGCCGCCCAGCATATCGACGATGCCGATCTCAGCGAGATGGACACCGAGGCGATCAGCCTGCTCTATCTGGCTGACGCCGGGGCCGGTGTTGGCGGCGCCCGGCCCAAAGCCCTGGTGCATGATGGCAGCCAAGCCTGGCTGGCCAAGTTCAACCGCCTCGGCGCAGACGCCTACAATAACGCCCGGGTAGAGCTGGCCTGCCTGAATATGGCGCGTGATGTCGGTATCCGCGTGGCGGAAGGGCATATCCGCAGCGGCATCAATGGCCGTGAAGTCCTGTTGCTGGAACGCTTTGATATGGCCCCCAATGACGCGCGCCATCACCTGATCAGCGTCAATGCCCTGGTGAAGTCCCAGAGCACCCAGGCCGATCAGGGTGGCGCCTTCAGCTATGACGACATTGCCGAGCTGCTGAGGCGCCATTCACCGGACATCATTGCTGATCTCGATCAACTGATCCGCCTGATGCTGTTCAACCGTGCGATCAACAACCTTGATGACCATGAGCGCAACTTCAGCCTAGTCTGGTCGGGCGAAGGTTATCGGTTTGCGCCCGCCTATGATCTGGTGCCAAGCCTGGTGCAGGGCGGGTATCCGGTGGCTGGTTTCGGATACTCACCGTTTCCGCCGCGTCCTTCTGAGTTGTTGGCGGGCAGGAAGACGCTGGGATTGTCGGCGCCAAAGGTGCGTGCGGCAGCGGAGGAGGTTATGGGTGTGGTGAACCGCTGGCCAGAATACGCGGCCGCAGCAGGCTTGGAGGAGCAGGAGGCGGAGATTGTCGCTGGCTTTTTTTGCGCGCTGTAG
- a CDS encoding CvfB family protein: MVHIGQFNRLPVLRHSDFGLFLDAGDGQSILLPRRDIPTDQPCEPGDRLEVFVYHDSEDRPVATTRMPKVQVGEFASLKVVDINPVGLFLDWGLPKDLLLPHSEEKRPLQVGDYCVVYVFLDDRSGRIAASARLDRYLDKTPARYQVGEQVDLLLASSTEMGFKAIINHRHWGLLHRNELFRHVRNGMRLKGYISELRTDGKISLSLQPPGDQGRDELSEQILARLRQNGGQLPLSDKSAPSAITAAFGVSKNNFKKAIGGLYKQGLIVIHADRIELLE; this comes from the coding sequence ATGGTACACATCGGTCAATTCAACCGGCTGCCGGTCCTGCGCCATTCCGATTTCGGTCTCTTTCTGGATGCCGGTGATGGCCAGAGCATTCTGTTGCCCCGGCGTGATATTCCGACGGATCAGCCCTGCGAGCCGGGTGACCGGCTGGAGGTCTTTGTCTATCACGACAGTGAAGACCGCCCGGTGGCGACCACGCGCATGCCGAAGGTGCAGGTGGGGGAGTTCGCCAGCCTGAAGGTCGTGGATATCAACCCCGTGGGCCTGTTTCTCGACTGGGGTTTGCCCAAGGATCTGTTGCTGCCGCATTCGGAAGAAAAGCGCCCGTTGCAGGTGGGCGATTATTGCGTGGTGTATGTGTTCCTTGATGATCGCTCCGGGCGCATTGCCGCGAGCGCCCGCCTGGATCGCTATCTGGACAAGACCCCGGCGCGCTACCAGGTGGGGGAGCAGGTGGATCTGTTACTGGCGTCATCCACCGAAATGGGCTTCAAGGCGATCATCAACCACCGCCATTGGGGCCTGCTGCACCGCAACGAACTGTTCCGCCATGTGCGCAATGGCATGCGCCTGAAGGGCTATATCAGCGAGCTGCGTACCGATGGCAAGATCAGCCTGAGCCTGCAACCCCCGGGGGACCAGGGGCGCGATGAACTCTCAGAACAGATTCTCGCCCGCCTGCGGCAGAACGGCGGCCAGTTGCCGCTGAGTGACAAAAGCGCGCCGTCGGCCATCACCGCAGCGTTTGGCGTCAGCAAGAACAATTTCAAGAAGGCCATTGGCGGCTTGTACAAGCAGGGGCTGATTGTGATCCATGCCGATCGTATTGAGCTTCTGGAGTAA